One window from the genome of Fundidesulfovibrio magnetotacticus encodes:
- a CDS encoding ABC transporter permease produces the protein MPSPPTARLAATPAQGGQRVNLSGRLDATGVAELWSDAQRLASRPGPRLEVDASGVDYCDGSGLALLLEMRRKAEAAGASFRLSGLNARFQTLYDEFSPADLDAPQAARSRPGLPEEVGRKAMILFEDIFALVAFVGEFATALAGAAANPRRVRWRDALRVAETAGADAFPIIVLIGFLMGLIMSFQSAMPLKQFGAEIFVANLLGLSLLRELGPLVTAIILAGRSGSAFAAEIGTMTVNEEINALVTMGLDPVRFLVVTRVLAAMAMTPLLTIFFNLAGLVGGALVMLSLGYPLVSFVNQVQAYVTLGDFAGGMFKALVFSLLVCAIGCQRGLRTRGGASSVGAATTSAVVSGIILIAVADGVFAVVFYVMGW, from the coding sequence ATGCCAAGCCCCCCCACCGCCAGACTCGCCGCAACGCCCGCCCAGGGGGGGCAGCGCGTGAACCTGTCCGGCCGCCTGGACGCCACGGGCGTCGCGGAACTCTGGAGCGACGCCCAGCGCCTGGCCTCCCGTCCCGGTCCCCGCCTGGAGGTGGACGCCTCGGGCGTGGACTACTGCGACGGCTCGGGCCTGGCGCTGCTCCTGGAGATGCGCCGCAAGGCCGAGGCCGCGGGCGCCTCGTTCCGGCTCTCGGGGCTGAACGCGCGTTTCCAGACCCTGTACGACGAGTTCTCCCCCGCCGACCTGGACGCCCCCCAGGCTGCCCGATCCCGCCCGGGGCTGCCCGAGGAGGTTGGGCGCAAGGCCATGATCCTCTTCGAGGACATCTTCGCCCTGGTGGCCTTCGTGGGCGAATTCGCCACGGCCCTGGCAGGCGCTGCCGCCAACCCCCGGCGCGTGCGCTGGCGCGACGCCCTGCGCGTGGCCGAGACCGCCGGGGCCGACGCCTTCCCCATCATCGTGCTCATCGGGTTCCTCATGGGGCTCATTATGAGCTTCCAGTCGGCCATGCCGCTCAAGCAGTTCGGGGCCGAGATCTTCGTGGCCAACCTGCTGGGCCTGTCGCTTCTGCGCGAACTGGGTCCGCTGGTCACGGCCATCATCCTTGCGGGGCGCTCCGGCTCGGCCTTCGCCGCCGAGATCGGCACCATGACCGTCAACGAGGAGATCAACGCACTGGTGACCATGGGGCTGGACCCCGTGCGCTTCCTGGTGGTCACGCGGGTGCTGGCGGCCATGGCAATGACGCCCCTGCTCACCATCTTCTTCAACCTGGCGGGGCTGGTGGGCGGCGCGCTGGTGATGCTCTCGCTGGGCTATCCGCTGGTGAGCTTCGTCAACCAGGTGCAGGCCTACGTGACCCTGGGGGACTTCGCCGGGGGCATGTTCAAGGCCCTCGTGTTCAGCCTGCTGGTGTGCGCCATCGGCTGCCAGCGGGGCCTGCGCACGCGCGGCGGGGCCAGCTCCGTGGGCGCGGCCACCACCAGCGCGGTGGTCTCGGGCATCATCCTCATCGCCGTGGCGGACGGAGTGTTCGCCGTGGTCTTCTACGTGATGGGCTGGTGA
- a CDS encoding tetratricopeptide repeat protein — MPRFLLAASLAVLLAVSVQPAQAAKKAAQLTEAQMISATYAQGVDLMNARKWNAAIEAFTKVIDNAKTPKDILANAYADRGACKANKKQTDEAVLDFNKALELNPDLQNALYERGRALAMQGKHAEAYKDFSKAIEKSQPSIITAGYYYNRGICAMNMSPPNPEQAKQDFAMAKKLNPKLKIPEKYKSL; from the coding sequence ATGCCCAGATTCCTGCTCGCGGCCAGCCTCGCCGTTCTGCTGGCTGTCTCCGTGCAACCGGCCCAGGCCGCCAAGAAGGCCGCGCAGTTGACCGAGGCCCAGATGATCAGCGCCACTTACGCCCAGGGCGTGGACCTGATGAACGCCCGCAAATGGAACGCGGCCATCGAGGCCTTCACCAAGGTGATCGACAACGCCAAGACGCCCAAGGACATCCTGGCCAACGCCTACGCCGATCGCGGCGCGTGCAAGGCCAACAAGAAACAGACCGACGAGGCCGTGCTGGACTTCAACAAGGCCCTGGAGTTGAATCCGGATCTGCAGAACGCCCTTTACGAGCGCGGACGGGCCCTGGCCATGCAGGGCAAGCATGCTGAAGCCTACAAGGATTTCAGCAAGGCCATCGAGAAGTCGCAGCCCAGCATCATCACCGCGGGCTACTACTACAACCGGGGCATCTGCGCCATGAACATGTCCCCGCCCAACCCCGAGCAGGCCAAGCAGGACTTCGCCATGGCCAAGAAGCTCAACCCCAAGTTGAAGATTCCCGAGAAGTACAAG
- a CDS encoding diaminopimelate decarboxylase, which produces MTPSPEHRAAWPFRALALALSRGQLDEDDTAVIVYDLEGLDARLAELNRLFPAGTLHAAAVKAAPLRALLARLCRAGAGLEAASGPELHLSLRAGCPPERVVFDSPAKTLPELRQALALGVHLNADNFQELERMDALDAGSSPAASLGLRVNPQVGEGSIAATSVAGQYSKFGEPLEKRGEIVRAFQKRPWLRGLHMHVGSQGCGIGLFTAGARALLDLGREIDRACGERRVLRLDIGGGLPVSYGPSSPAPSMEDYATALRRECPELWDGPMRAFTEFGRWMFAGQGFAAARVEYVKEQAGQRTAVVHLGADMFLRPCYLPDTWRHELAVAAPDGTPKQGSRSPWNVAGPLCFAGDFLARGRELPDMAPGDWLVVRDAGAYTLSMWSRYNSRQAPKALGVEADGVEVLKARESVEDVLRFWG; this is translated from the coding sequence GTGACCCCTTCCCCCGAGCACCGCGCCGCATGGCCCTTTCGCGCCCTTGCCCTGGCCCTCTCACGGGGCCAGCTCGATGAGGACGACACCGCCGTCATCGTCTACGACCTGGAAGGCCTGGACGCCCGCCTGGCCGAACTGAACCGCCTCTTTCCCGCCGGGACCCTGCACGCCGCCGCCGTGAAGGCCGCGCCCCTGCGGGCGCTGCTGGCCCGCCTGTGCCGCGCCGGTGCGGGGCTCGAAGCCGCCTCCGGGCCGGAGCTGCATCTTTCCCTGCGCGCCGGGTGCCCCCCGGAGCGCGTGGTCTTCGACTCCCCGGCCAAGACCCTCCCCGAGTTGCGGCAGGCCCTGGCCCTGGGCGTGCACCTCAACGCCGACAACTTCCAGGAGCTTGAACGCATGGACGCCCTTGACGCCGGGAGCTCCCCCGCCGCGAGCCTGGGGCTGCGCGTGAATCCGCAGGTGGGCGAGGGGAGCATCGCGGCCACCAGCGTGGCCGGGCAGTATTCGAAGTTCGGGGAGCCCCTGGAAAAACGCGGGGAGATCGTGCGGGCCTTCCAGAAACGGCCCTGGCTGCGGGGGCTGCACATGCACGTGGGCTCCCAGGGCTGCGGCATAGGGCTCTTCACGGCCGGGGCGCGGGCGCTCCTGGATCTTGGCCGGGAGATCGACCGGGCCTGCGGCGAGCGGCGCGTCCTGCGCCTGGACATCGGCGGCGGCCTGCCCGTGAGCTACGGCCCTTCGAGCCCCGCGCCCTCCATGGAGGACTATGCCACGGCCCTGCGCCGGGAGTGCCCTGAACTGTGGGATGGCCCCATGCGCGCGTTCACGGAGTTCGGGCGCTGGATGTTCGCGGGCCAGGGCTTCGCGGCGGCGCGGGTGGAGTATGTGAAGGAGCAGGCCGGACAGCGCACGGCGGTGGTCCACCTGGGGGCGGACATGTTCCTGCGGCCCTGCTACCTGCCCGACACCTGGCGGCACGAGCTGGCGGTGGCCGCTCCGGACGGAACGCCCAAGCAGGGGTCGCGCTCGCCCTGGAACGTGGCCGGGCCGCTGTGCTTCGCGGGGGATTTCCTCGCGCGCGGGAGGGAACTGCCGGATATGGCCCCGGGCGACTGGCTCGTCGTGCGCGACGCCGGGGCCTACACGCTCTCCATGTGGTCGCGCTACAACAGCCGCCAGGCTCCCAAGGCGCTGGGCGTGGAGGCGGACGGCGTGGAAGTGCTCAAGGCGCGCGAGTCCGTGGAGGACGTGCTGCGCTTCTGGGGATGA
- a CDS encoding cyclase family protein — translation MRRGKIVWAGLMLAAGLVLASAPVSPAAEVESLQDAWRVISAKRFVDLTHAFGPGIPHWKGFPDERREVLYGYDPGVGSLGSGFFAQRYSLPGQWGTHVDPPAHFVQGLRTVDQIDVKEMILPLVVLDVHEAVAADPDYVVTLDDVRAWESRNGEIPRGAFVALRTDWSRRWPDAAAMQNKDEAGVSHTPGWSLEVLEFLYEVREITASGHETTDTDPGLATSRDDYSLEAYVLGRDRYQIELLANLDQVPESGALVVATFPKPRDGSGFPARVFAILP, via the coding sequence ATGCGACGCGGGAAGATCGTCTGGGCGGGGTTGATGCTGGCGGCGGGGCTGGTCCTGGCCTCCGCGCCCGTCAGCCCGGCAGCGGAGGTGGAATCGCTCCAGGACGCCTGGAGGGTGATCAGCGCAAAGCGCTTCGTGGACCTCACCCACGCCTTCGGGCCGGGCATTCCGCACTGGAAGGGCTTCCCCGACGAGCGGCGGGAGGTTCTCTACGGGTACGATCCGGGCGTCGGGTCCCTGGGCAGCGGCTTCTTCGCGCAGCGCTATTCCCTGCCCGGCCAGTGGGGCACCCACGTGGACCCGCCCGCGCACTTCGTGCAGGGCCTGCGCACCGTGGACCAGATCGACGTGAAGGAGATGATCCTCCCCCTGGTGGTGCTCGACGTGCACGAGGCCGTGGCCGCCGACCCGGACTACGTGGTCACCCTGGACGACGTGCGGGCCTGGGAGAGCCGCAACGGCGAGATCCCGCGGGGGGCGTTCGTGGCGCTGCGCACGGACTGGTCCAGGCGCTGGCCGGACGCGGCGGCCATGCAGAACAAGGACGAGGCGGGCGTGTCCCATACTCCCGGCTGGAGCCTGGAGGTGCTGGAATTCCTCTACGAAGTCCGGGAGATCACCGCCTCGGGCCACGAGACCACGGACACCGACCCGGGCCTCGCCACCTCGCGCGACGACTATTCCCTGGAGGCCTACGTGCTAGGGAGGGACCGCTACCAGATCGAACTGCTGGCCAACCTGGATCAGGTCCCGGAGTCCGGCGCGCTGGTGGTGGCGACGTTCCCCAAGCCCAGGGACGGCTCAGGGTTCCCGGCGCGGGTGTTCGCCATCCTGCCCTGA
- a CDS encoding ABC transporter ATP-binding protein: MAVCLEVENLTLGYGDTVVLKDLTFSVEQGEVFVILGGSGCGKSTLLKHLIGLYPPMSGSILIHGRDIARAQGRERREILRSFGVMYQSGALFGSLSLLENVCLPLEEFTRLPRDAREAVARMKLKQVGLAGSEAKLPSELSGGMQKRAAIARAMALDPGILFLDEPQAGLDPVTSAGLDELILTLSANMGITFIIVSHELASIFAIASRAVMLDGASKGVIAMGNPAELRDRAANPKVRQFFNREAQARP, translated from the coding sequence ATGGCCGTCTGCCTGGAAGTCGAGAACCTCACCCTGGGCTACGGCGACACCGTGGTGCTCAAGGACCTGACCTTCAGCGTGGAACAGGGCGAAGTGTTCGTGATCCTTGGCGGTTCGGGGTGCGGCAAGTCCACGCTGCTCAAGCACCTGATCGGGCTCTACCCGCCCATGTCCGGCAGCATCCTGATCCACGGGCGCGACATCGCCAGGGCCCAGGGGCGGGAGCGCCGCGAGATATTGCGATCCTTCGGGGTGATGTACCAGTCCGGGGCGCTCTTCGGCTCGCTCTCGCTGCTGGAGAACGTCTGCCTGCCCCTGGAGGAATTCACGCGACTGCCGCGCGATGCCCGCGAGGCCGTGGCGCGCATGAAGCTCAAGCAGGTGGGCCTGGCCGGCTCCGAGGCCAAGCTGCCCTCGGAGCTCTCGGGCGGCATGCAGAAGCGTGCGGCCATCGCCCGCGCCATGGCCCTGGACCCGGGCATCCTCTTCCTGGACGAGCCCCAGGCCGGCCTGGACCCCGTCACCTCGGCGGGGCTGGACGAGCTCATCTTGACCCTCTCGGCCAACATGGGCATCACCTTCATCATCGTCAGCCACGAGCTGGCCAGCATCTTCGCCATCGCGAGCCGTGCCGTGATGCTCGACGGGGCTTCCAAGGGCGTCATCGCCATGGGCAATCCCGCCGAGCTGCGCGACCGCGCCGCGAACCCCAAGGTGCGCCAGTTCTTCAACCGGGAGGCTCAGGCAAGACCATGA
- a CDS encoding MlaD family protein, with amino-acid sequence MSARANYFKLGLFILSASALTVLALVFFGLGSLRKDKIMLESYFDESVQGLDVGSPLKFKGVKIGSVERIRFVFNKYHDIKDIPFRYVLVEMSLDRESALAIKTREDLREAIRREVENGLRVRIAPQGVTGTGYLEMDYVNPRTNTPLPIDWTPDYYYVPSSPSTMARLEETFENFSKLIRKIEEAGVDTAVGNLNGLLVGLRDAVKEAHVGELSANVDSLITDLRKTNDHLQHLMGSRESKEALSHLREALANIKVSTDNLPQAIADLRKLLREASTILASQRDEVQGLLQQGRQAFENLNDLTGDAKRNPSRLFFGAPPSKTNPEKTK; translated from the coding sequence ATGAGCGCGCGCGCCAACTACTTCAAGCTGGGCCTTTTCATCCTGAGCGCCTCCGCGCTCACGGTGTTGGCCCTGGTGTTCTTCGGGCTGGGCTCCCTGCGCAAGGACAAGATCATGCTGGAGAGCTACTTCGACGAGTCCGTGCAGGGGCTCGACGTGGGCTCCCCCCTCAAGTTCAAGGGCGTGAAGATCGGCTCGGTGGAACGCATCCGCTTCGTCTTCAACAAATACCACGACATCAAGGACATCCCCTTCCGCTACGTGCTCGTGGAAATGAGCCTGGACCGCGAATCCGCCCTGGCCATCAAAACCCGCGAGGACCTGCGCGAGGCCATCCGCCGCGAGGTGGAAAACGGCCTGCGCGTGCGCATCGCGCCCCAGGGCGTCACGGGGACGGGCTACCTGGAGATGGACTACGTAAACCCCCGGACCAACACCCCCCTGCCCATCGACTGGACCCCGGATTACTACTACGTGCCCTCCTCCCCCTCCACCATGGCCCGCCTGGAGGAGACCTTCGAGAACTTCTCCAAGCTCATCCGCAAGATCGAGGAGGCCGGTGTGGACACTGCCGTGGGCAACCTCAACGGTCTGCTGGTGGGCCTGCGCGACGCCGTGAAGGAGGCCCACGTGGGCGAACTCTCCGCCAACGTGGACAGCCTCATCACCGACCTGCGCAAGACCAACGACCACCTCCAGCACCTCATGGGCAGCCGCGAGTCCAAGGAGGCCCTCTCCCACCTGCGCGAGGCCCTGGCCAACATCAAGGTCTCCACGGACAACCTGCCCCAGGCCATCGCCGATCTGCGCAAGCTCCTGCGCGAGGCCAGCACCATCCTGGCCAGCCAGCGCGACGAGGTGCAAGGGCTGCTCCAGCAGGGACGCCAGGCCTTCGAGAACCTCAACGACCTCACCGGCGACGCCAAGCGCAACCCCTCCCGGCTGTTCTTCGGCGCGCCCCCGTCCAAAACCAACCCGGAGAAGACCAAATGA
- a CDS encoding ABC-type transport auxiliary lipoprotein family protein, whose translation MNRSAAPLHRAPTRARRPEGPAARLRLASAHSPRTPGARRLPGLPALAALCLALACLAAGCATPLNRPAPERRLFNITAVRAEAAAPARDKSVLKVRPLQVSPAYQGKEMVYRLDEVSFEADYYHAFFVQPALNLTQQTEQWMGRAGLFGNVVDSTSQVQDTHLLEGMVNALYGDFRDRAAPKAVLEIQFFLLKNQNERYQVAFSKSYRKEVPIPANFKDASGLAEGYNQALAQVLGELEVDLKGAK comes from the coding sequence ATGAACCGGTCAGCCGCCCCGCTCCACCGCGCCCCGACCCGCGCCCGCCGCCCGGAAGGTCCGGCAGCCCGCCTCCGGCTCGCGAGCGCCCACAGCCCACGGACGCCAGGCGCCCGGCGGCTGCCGGGACTGCCCGCCCTGGCCGCGCTCTGCCTGGCCCTGGCCTGCCTGGCCGCCGGGTGCGCCACGCCGCTCAACCGCCCCGCCCCGGAGCGCAGGCTCTTCAACATCACGGCCGTGCGGGCCGAGGCCGCCGCCCCGGCCCGGGACAAGAGCGTGCTCAAAGTGCGCCCGCTCCAGGTGAGCCCGGCCTACCAGGGCAAGGAGATGGTCTACAGGCTGGACGAGGTGAGCTTCGAGGCCGATTACTACCACGCCTTCTTCGTGCAGCCCGCCCTGAACCTGACCCAGCAGACCGAGCAGTGGATGGGCCGCGCGGGGCTCTTCGGCAACGTGGTGGACTCCACCAGCCAGGTGCAGGACACCCACCTGCTGGAAGGCATGGTCAACGCCCTCTACGGCGACTTCCGCGACCGCGCCGCGCCCAAGGCCGTGCTGGAGATCCAGTTCTTCCTGCTGAAGAACCAGAACGAGCGCTACCAGGTGGCCTTCTCGAAAAGCTATCGCAAGGAAGTGCCCATCCCCGCCAACTTCAAGGACGCCTCAGGCCTGGCAGAGGGCTACAACCAGGCCCTGGCCCAGGTGCTGGGCGAACTGGAGGTTGACCTGAAGGGCGCGAAGTAG